CAGGAGGGCGACGGCCGCCCCCGCGGCCAGGACGGCCAGGAAAACCGAGGCCCGCTTCGCCGGCATCCGCCAGGGCCGGATCCAAAGCAGGAACGCGCCCGCCGCCGCCGCCACGGCCGCGGCCATCCCCGCCGTCATCGCCGCCGCGCCCGCCGCCGCGCGGACGGCGTTGATCGGCCGCCGGGTGAACGCCCCCGAGATCAGGATGAAGGCGCAGAGCGCCCCCAGCAGGAGAAGACGTTTTTTCAGCAGCCCCGGAGGGGGCATGTACCGGCTGCGGGACACGGTATCCGC
This genomic stretch from bacterium harbors:
- a CDS encoding VanZ family protein, whose translation is MSRSRYMPPPGLLKKRLLLLGALCAFILISGAFTRRPINAVRAAAGAAAMTAGMAAAVAAAAGAFLLWIRPWRMPAKRASVFLAVLAAGAAVALLVPAYPEERIHLLEYALVGWLAYAGLSRPANPVEWIAVPVLFGVFLGAADELVQFYLPDRVGDFRDVVFNSCGSAWGVLLVRAADPRKRGA